Proteins encoded together in one Lathamus discolor isolate bLatDis1 chromosome 3, bLatDis1.hap1, whole genome shotgun sequence window:
- the C3H10orf105 gene encoding uncharacterized protein C10orf105 homolog, which produces MHPGCSTPRASGAQPQGTAALAKPGRGLSAPLGFAHSGCSQPGCQLSPTLPCPAKGRRGLAAAERGGRGGKAGVRELGQPVRGKMSTEDTGNGTSPTTPLLGLLVSATELVPPSYASPETADPLLVIVALICIFLLLATFLIFVTLCKPAALDQARSGPHECMPHHPVDASEPQLRFWKRLGSLRCSINTFRRSQPMSQRQLTCPRSSLAGQNWNIMESTKM; this is translated from the exons ATGCATCCCGGGTGCTCGACCCCTCGTGCCAGCGGGGCCCAGCCGCAGGGCACCGCCGCACTGGCAAAGCCCGGGAGGGGGCTCAGTGCCCCCCTTGGCTTCGCACACTcaggctgctcccagcctggctgccagCTCTCTCCCACCCTCCCTTGCCCTGCaaaagggaggagggggctggCAGCGGCGGAGCGAGGTGGGAGAGGCGGCAAGGCAGGCGTGCGGGAGCTCGGCCAGCCGGTGAGAG GGAAGATGAGCACAGAGGACACTGGCAATGGGACCTCTCCTACCACGCCTCTCCTTGGGCTTCTGGTTTCAGCCACTGAGCTGGTCCCTCCCAGCTATGCATCCCCTGAGACAGCAGACCCACTGCTTGTCATTGTTGCACTCATctgcatcttcctcctcctggcaACCTTCCTCATCTTTGTTACCCTCTGCAAGCCAGCGGCGCTGGACCAGGCCCGCTCTGGGCCCCATGAGTGCATGCCGCATCACCCAGTGGATGCAAGTGAGCCCCAGCTGAGGTTCTGGAAGCGGCTGGGCTCCCTGCGATGCTCCATCAACACCTTCAGGAGGAGTCAGCCAATGTCCCAGAGACAGCTCACTTGCCCCAGAAGCTCCCTTGCCGGCCAGAACTGGAATATCATGGAGTCCACCAAAATGTGA